One Acidobacteriota bacterium DNA segment encodes these proteins:
- a CDS encoding segregation/condensation protein A, which translates to MTDTPPSAGIEFTSSPDAYSVSLEHFSGPLDLLIHLIKKNEVNIYDIPIALITAQYLEYIGLMQELDLDLAGEFLVMAATLIHIKSRMLLPRPDPSQDDDQEDPRETLVNRLLEYQKYKAAANLLHERETLRSAQWQRPDVRVADVAGDEYETEVEVDLFSLMAAFKTVLDRARQRPRMTLPAEQISIEDRIAQLLERLSETDSCGFEDLFDDVDSRQALIVTFLALLEMIRLRLVRVFQAGMFGMIRVYTRPKPAEPAG; encoded by the coding sequence ATGACCGACACGCCACCGTCCGCGGGAATCGAGTTTACGTCATCGCCTGACGCGTACAGCGTCAGCCTCGAGCATTTTTCCGGGCCGCTCGACCTGTTGATTCACCTCATCAAGAAGAATGAGGTGAACATTTACGACATTCCCATTGCGCTGATCACGGCACAGTACCTGGAATACATCGGGCTGATGCAGGAGCTGGACCTCGATCTGGCGGGGGAGTTCCTCGTGATGGCGGCCACGCTCATCCACATCAAGTCGAGGATGCTGCTGCCGCGTCCGGATCCGTCGCAGGACGATGACCAGGAGGATCCGCGCGAGACGCTGGTCAATCGGCTGCTCGAGTATCAGAAGTACAAGGCGGCGGCCAACCTGCTGCACGAGCGCGAGACGCTGCGCAGTGCGCAGTGGCAGCGGCCCGACGTGCGCGTCGCCGACGTGGCGGGCGACGAGTACGAGACCGAGGTCGAGGTCGATCTGTTCAGCCTGATGGCGGCCTTCAAGACCGTGCTCGACCGCGCCAGGCAGCGGCCGAGAATGACGCTGCCCGCCGAGCAGATCTCGATCGAGGATCGGATCGCACAACTGCTCGAACGGCTGTCCGAGACCGACAGCTGCGGGTTCGAAGATCTGTTCGACGATGTGGATTCACGTCAGGCGCTGATTGTGACGTTTCTGGCGTTGCTCGAAATGATCCGGCTTAGACTGGTGCGGGTGTTCCAGGCCGGGATGTTCGGAATGATCCGGGTGTACACGCGGCCGAAGCCGGCGGAACCGGCAGGATAG
- the scpB gene encoding SMC-Scp complex subunit ScpB, with the protein MLRPADRKEAMEELKAIVEALIFASPEPLTLKALCKVLASEPKEDVTQALDALKLDYEQPGGLQLIEIAGGLQIVTRTDLNEWVRRLFHERKTTKLSVQALETLAVIAYRQPVTSTEIAEIRGVNTSGVLATLMERKLVKIAGRKHVVGRPFLYATTHEFLMRFGLNDLGDLPKVEDMADLLGFDLSTALSEPMPADQLLPLEVPGEEAVETALASDEPLPAGEPEEAWGTGEPEEAAGTTGEEKVH; encoded by the coding sequence GTGCTTCGACCCGCTGACAGGAAAGAGGCAATGGAGGAACTGAAGGCCATCGTCGAAGCGCTGATCTTCGCGTCGCCCGAGCCGCTCACGCTGAAGGCGTTGTGCAAGGTGCTGGCGAGCGAGCCGAAAGAGGACGTGACGCAGGCCCTCGACGCGCTCAAGCTCGACTACGAGCAGCCGGGCGGGCTGCAGCTGATCGAGATTGCGGGCGGATTGCAGATCGTCACCAGGACCGATCTGAATGAGTGGGTCCGACGCCTGTTCCACGAGCGCAAGACGACCAAGTTGTCGGTGCAGGCCCTCGAGACGCTCGCCGTGATCGCCTATCGCCAGCCGGTGACGTCCACCGAGATTGCCGAGATCCGGGGCGTCAATACCTCCGGCGTGCTGGCGACGCTGATGGAGCGCAAACTGGTGAAGATCGCGGGGCGCAAACACGTCGTCGGGCGCCCGTTCCTGTACGCCACCACGCACGAGTTCCTGATGCGGTTCGGGCTCAACGACCTCGGCGACCTCCCGAAGGTCGAGGATATGGCCGATCTGCTCGGCTTCGACCTGTCGACGGCGCTTTCCGAGCCGATGCCGGCCGATCAACTGCTCCCGCTGGAGGTGCCGGGCGAGGAGGCCGTCGAGACGGCGTTGGCGTCCGACGAGCCGCTGCCGGCGGGCGAGCCTGAGGAGGCCTGGGGGACGGGCGAGCCTGAGGAGGCCGCGGGGACGACGGGCGAGGAGAAGGTACACTAG